One part of the Musa acuminata AAA Group cultivar baxijiao chromosome BXJ1-5, Cavendish_Baxijiao_AAA, whole genome shotgun sequence genome encodes these proteins:
- the LOC103984337 gene encoding EPIDERMAL PATTERNING FACTOR-like protein 6 isoform X2, protein MKKSTASWSVCFLGALLLLSTMCEALRPSPDATAGTKDSGNRRKEDDDLMSKESTGGSSLPDCSHACGPCSPCKRVMVSFKCTVAESCPIVYRCMCKGKYYHVPSN, encoded by the exons ATGAAGAAGTCCACTGCTTCTTGGTCTGTGTGCTTCCTTGGTGCTCTTTTGCTGCTCTCCACCATGTGCGAAGCATTACGACCGAGTCCAG ATGCTACAGCCGGCACCAAGGACAGTGGCAACAGAAGGAAAGAAGATGATGATCTGATGTCCAAG GAAAGTACTGGAGGTTCGAGTTTGCCTGACTGCTCGCACGCCTGCGGGCCATGCTCTCCCTGCAAGAGGGTGATGGTGAGCTTCAAGTGCACAGTCGCCGAGTCCTGCCCCATCGTCTACAGATGCATGTGCAAGGGGAAATATTATCATGTTCCTTCCAACTGA
- the LOC103984337 gene encoding protein EPIDERMAL PATTERNING FACTOR 2-like isoform X1 produces MKKSTASWSVCFLGALLLLSTMCEALRPSPVDATAGTKDSGNRRKEDDDLMSKESTGGSSLPDCSHACGPCSPCKRVMVSFKCTVAESCPIVYRCMCKGKYYHVPSN; encoded by the exons ATGAAGAAGTCCACTGCTTCTTGGTCTGTGTGCTTCCTTGGTGCTCTTTTGCTGCTCTCCACCATGTGCGAAGCATTACGACCGAGTCCAG TAGATGCTACAGCCGGCACCAAGGACAGTGGCAACAGAAGGAAAGAAGATGATGATCTGATGTCCAAG GAAAGTACTGGAGGTTCGAGTTTGCCTGACTGCTCGCACGCCTGCGGGCCATGCTCTCCCTGCAAGAGGGTGATGGTGAGCTTCAAGTGCACAGTCGCCGAGTCCTGCCCCATCGTCTACAGATGCATGTGCAAGGGGAAATATTATCATGTTCCTTCCAACTGA
- the LOC135673026 gene encoding nuclear pore complex protein NUP96-like has translation MASSTSSLSAAGILCNPHYSTGDSHFVCNCQSEAILDDCTSVNLAQCKRRRISCSRDVESLLPSLSSSDYFTKPSIDELAAHEIVDSGYCSRVPDFTVGRVGYGHIKFLGNTDVRWLNLDQIVKFDRHCVVVYGNEADKPLVGQGLNKAAEVTLILKLIPLGSQYLKSDRCSDILKRSCEKQGACFLSFDLSRGEWAFLVQHFSRFGLDEEEEEDIVMDDANIESTVEVKESHVHPAGPVLSHSLPAHLGLDPVRMQEMRALMFAAEEECEEHNGSFQKIIGYNREPIKEDSPGTSSKKLGHKSSLQVSSRKPLNKTSHSPIRKSPQALLEYNISNSDLSSSRDILLTGQKKGLTRVKKVEGFKMEENHATPLTGGYSKNIVDSALFMGRSFRVGWGPNGLLVHSGTPVGSSSSGLSSQIYIQKVAIDKSVRDEKNKIVEDLVDLRFCSPLNLHKLLEHETTEVELGSCKIKLQKVVCSRLTLSEICRAYIDIIEKQLEVAGLSASSRVFLMHQVTIWELIKVLFSERETSGRLNYNDDDDDDDGEEMMLDKKDDSLDMDIEAKPFIRRAAFSCWLQDSVCHRVQEDVSCLNDPSDLEQILLLLSGRQLDAAAEIAASRGDVRLAILLSQAGGSMVNRSDMAQQLDLWRMNGMDFKFIENDRLKLYELLAGNIQGAFQVSSVDWKRYLGLVMWYQLPPDTPLPVIFHTYQQLQSEGRAPHPVPVYIDEGPLEEAIELNIDDNCDLAYYLMLLHANEDDDFSLLKTTFSAFSSTHDPLDFHMIWHQRAILEAIGAFNSKELNVLDMSYVDQLLCLEQCHWAIYVVLHMPYHADVPYIQTKLIKEILLQNCETWSTQEIQYQFLEDLGIPSEWMHEALAIYFEYHGDLQEALEHFLKCSNWQKAHSIFMTSVAHYLFLSSQDEEIWRITSSMEEHKSKIADWDLGAGIYIDFYVLRSSLQEEDSMSESDTLGNKNEACRSFFNRLSDSLSVWGSRLPVDARLTYSKMSEELCNLLVSTPGTSSTPMVRMSCFDTMLSAPIPEDLRSNHLQNALAVFTYQLLEAST, from the exons ATGGCATCGTCCACGTCCTCTCTTTCTGCCGCAG GGATCCTATGTAATCCTCACTACAGCACCGGCGACTCCCATTTTGTTTGTAATTGTCAAAGTGAAGCAATTTTGGATGATTGCACTTCCGTGAACTTAGCTCAGTGTAAGAGAAGAAGAATATCATGCAGTAGGGATGTTGAATCCCTGTTGCCTTCTCTGAGCTCTTCAGACTATTTTACTAAACCCTCAATTGATGAGTTGGCAGCACATGAGATTGTTGATTCAGGTTACTGCAGTAGAGTTCCAGACTTTACAGTTGGAAGAGTGGGTTATGGGCACATCAAATTCTTAGGAAACACTGATGTTAGATGGTTGAATTTGGACCAGATTGTCAAATTTGACAGGCATTGTGTAGTGGTATATGGTAATGAGGCCGACAAGCCTCTGGTGGGTCAAGGTCTTAACAAAGCCGCTGAAGTCACTTTGATACTTAAACTAATACCATTGGGCTCACAGTATCTCAAATCTGATAGATGCAGTGACATATTGAAGAGAAGTTGTGAGAAGCAAGGAGCTTGCTTTCTTTCATTTGACTTGTCAAGGGGTGAATGGGCTTTCCTAGTTCAGCATTTCAGTAGATTTGGAttggatgaagaagaggaagaagatataGTTATGGATGATGCTAATATTGAATCAACCGTGGAGGTAAAAGAATCTCATGTGCATCCTGCTGGACCTGTGTTGTCTCATTCGCTTCCGGCTCATCTGGGTCTTGATCCTGTAAGAATGCAAGAAATGAGGGCCTTGATGTTTGCTGCAGAAGAGGAGTGCGAAGAACATAATGGATCCTTCCAGAAGATTATTGGATATAACAGGGAACCCATAAAGGAGGATTCTCCAGGCACCAGTTCCAAAAAACTTGGCCATAAAAGTTCATTACAAGTTTCCTCTAGGAAGCCCTTGAACAAAACCAGTCATTCACCCATTCGAAAGTCACCGCAAGCTTTACTCGAGTATAATATAAGTAACAGTGACTTGAGCTCCTCAAGAGACATTCTCCTGACTGGCCAAAAAAAGGGGCTAACTAGGGTGAAAAAGGTGGAAGGCTTTAAAATGGAGGAGAATCATGCAACTCCTTTAACTGGGGGATACTCAAAAAATATTGTTGATTCTGCTTTATTCATGGGAAGATCATTTCGTGTCGGATGGGGACCAAATGGCCTCCTTGTTCATAGTGGTACTCCGGTAGGCAGTTCCAGCAGCGGGCTATCTTCTCAAATCTACATACAGAAAGTTGCCATAGACAAATCTGTGagagatgaaaaaaataaaatcgtCGAGGATCTTGTCGATTTGCGCTTTTGTTCCCCTCTGAACTTGCACAAGTTGTTAGAACATGAAACTACTGAAGTTGAGCTTGGTTCTTGCAAAATAAAGCTTCAGAAAGTTGTATGCAGTCGCTTGACTCTTTCAGAAATCTGCCGGGCTTATATTGACATAATTGAGAAACAGCTTGAGGTCGCTGGGTTATCCGCATCTTCTCGTGTGTTTTTGATGCATCAGGTAACTATTTGGGAACTGATAAAAGTTTTATTCTCAGAGAGAGAAACAAGTGGACGGTTGAactataatgatgatgatgatgatgatgatggtgaggaAATGATGCTTGATAAGAAGGATGACTCCCTTGACATGGACATTGAGGCAAAACCATTCATTCGGAGAGCAGCTTTTAGTTGTTGGCTGCAAGATAGTGTTTGCCACCGGGTACAGGAAGATGTGAGCTGCTTAAATGATCCAAGTGATCTGGAGCAGATACTCTTACTTTTAAGTGGACGGCAGCTGGATGCAGCAGCTGAGATTGCTGCTTCTAGAGGAGATGTCCGATTGGCTATTTTACTGAGTCAGGCTGGTGGGTCAATGGTTAATCGCTCTGACATGGCTCAGCAGTTAGATCTCTGGAGAATGAATGGGATGGACTTCAAGTTTATTGAGAATGACAGGTTGAAGTTGTATGAGTTACTTGCAGGTAACATACAAGGTGCATTTCAGGTTTCATCAGTTGACTGGAAAAGATACCTAGGGCTGGTAATGTGGTATCAACTTCCTCCTGATACTCCACTTCCTGTGATATTTCATACTTATCAGCAGCTTCAAAGTGAAGGAAGAGCTCCACATCCGGTCCCAGTTTACATTGATGAAGGACCCCTTGAAGAAGCCATTGAATTGAACATTGATGATAACTGTGACCTAGCGTATTATCTCATGCTGCTTCATGCCAATGAGGATGATGACTTCAGCCTTCTAAAAACCACGTTCAGTGCCTTCTCTTCGACTCATGATCCACTTGACTTCCACATGATTTGGCATCAGCGTGCCATATTGGAAGCTATTGGTGCATTTAATTCCAAAGAGCTAAACGTACTTGACATGAGCTATGTTGACCAGTTGCTATGTCTTGAGCAGTGCCATTGGGCTATTTATGTCGTTCTTCACATGCCTTACCATGCTGATGTCCCATACATCCAGACTAAGCTTATTAAGGAAATTCTATTACAGAATTGTGAAACTTGGAGCACTCAGGAGATTCAGTATCAGTTCCTTGAGGATCTTGGTATACCATCAGAATGGATGCATGAAGCTCTG GCGATATACTTCGAGTATCATGGAGACTTGCAGGAAGCCCTTGAACATTTCCTTAAATGCTCGAATTGGCAAAAAGCTCATTCAATTTTCATGACATCAGTGGCTCATTACTTATTTCTATCAT CTCAAGATGAAGAGATTTGGAGAATAACAAGCTCCATGGAAGAGCACAAGTCAAAAATTGCTGACTGGGACCTGGGTGCTGGAATTTATATTGATTTCTATGTTCTAAGAAGTTCATTGCAAGAGGAGGACAGCATGAGTGAATCA GACACTCTTggaaataaaaatgaagcatgcagAAGTTTCTTCAATCGCCTAAGTGATTCTCTATCGGTCTGGGGAAGCAGATTACCTGTTGATGCAAG GTTAACCTATTCGAAGATGTCAGAGGAGCTTTGCAATCTATTGGTATCCACTCCTGGTACGAGCTCGACACCAATGGTTCGGATGAGCTGCTTTGACACGATGCTCAGTGCTCCTATTCCAGAAGATCTGCGGTCTAATCACCTGCAGAATGCACTTGCGGTATTCACCTATCAGCTCTTGGAGGCCTCCACATGA